From a single Endozoicomonas euniceicola genomic region:
- a CDS encoding type I-F CRISPR-associated protein Csy2, with translation MNKNKYYYLIIPDLQLENANFQQGWLVKGMLSITALGGWVEKLRRKIDPEKQWIKNIQAGMAIHQYGELCDRKAYAETHREDKHYKKSRVKLEPLGMVKMDLLLRIQASEMSSQCMEELIEKKLRHFVMGRLAGGWFYQKEEPNLRMFQSAAELMKYVQYYRHHTFFVLDASEDLKLSRSNMDGEMDALDNLLSLLSSEQSVGPETIRYAPGVVGYALLEKPVKRSGARNELVHAYAEPLLSLIKMVPVVSIKQYGSEDVFWRWFWKENQLIYKGSTQ, from the coding sequence ATGAATAAGAATAAATATTATTACCTGATAATACCGGATTTACAGCTTGAAAATGCCAACTTTCAGCAGGGCTGGTTAGTGAAAGGAATGCTTTCAATAACTGCACTGGGTGGTTGGGTTGAAAAACTGAGACGAAAAATTGATCCGGAAAAACAGTGGATAAAGAATATTCAGGCAGGAATGGCTATTCACCAGTATGGAGAATTATGCGATCGGAAGGCCTACGCTGAAACCCATCGTGAAGATAAGCACTATAAAAAATCCAGGGTTAAGCTTGAGCCTCTTGGCATGGTTAAGATGGACTTGCTGTTACGAATTCAAGCCAGCGAAATGAGCAGTCAATGTATGGAGGAGTTAATAGAAAAGAAATTAAGGCATTTTGTTATGGGAAGGCTTGCAGGTGGCTGGTTTTATCAGAAAGAAGAACCCAATTTGCGGATGTTCCAGTCTGCAGCTGAGTTGATGAAATATGTTCAATATTATCGTCATCATACCTTTTTTGTTTTGGATGCCAGTGAGGACTTGAAGCTATCCAGAAGTAATATGGATGGAGAAATGGACGCTCTGGATAATCTTCTATCCTTGCTGAGCAGTGAGCAGTCTGTTGGTCCTGAAACCATTCGTTATGCGCCAGGTGTCGTAGGCTATGCCTTGTTGGAAAAACCGGTTAAGCGAAGTGGGGCGAGAAATGAGCTGGTTCACGCCTATGCGGAACCACTGTTATCACTGATAAAAATGGTTCCGGTGGTATCGATAAAGCAGTATGGCAGCGAAGACGTTTTCTGGAGATGGTTCTGGAAAGAAAATCAATTAATTTATAAAGGAAGTACACAATGA
- a CDS encoding RNA-dependent RNA polymerase family protein, producing the protein MLRSAGRKPETFEFLGFTHFCSETRSSGRFTIVRETSKKRMRATLQGIKNYLLKHRHYALPEQLEWLNRVVQGYMNYFAVPGNSRRINAFRTAVQMIWYKALKRRSQRSRLNWKKFGSFVNAALPKDKILHPWPEQRFGVKYSR; encoded by the coding sequence TTGCTGAGGTCAGCAGGAAGAAAACCAGAGACCTTTGAGTTTCTTGGCTTCACGCACTTCTGTAGTGAGACCCGAAGTAGCGGACGCTTCACTATTGTCAGAGAAACCAGTAAGAAGAGAATGCGAGCGACGCTGCAGGGCATTAAGAACTATCTCTTGAAGCACAGACATTATGCGTTGCCAGAGCAGCTGGAGTGGTTAAATCGTGTTGTCCAAGGGTACATGAACTACTTTGCTGTACCGGGTAATAGTCGTAGGATAAATGCCTTCAGAACAGCAGTGCAGATGATTTGGTATAAAGCCTTGAAGCGGCGCAGCCAACGTAGCCGTCTGAACTGGAAGAAGTTTGGCTCATTCGTGAATGCTGCGCTCCCAAAGGACAAGATCCTTCATCCATGGCCGGAGCAGCGTTTTGGCGTCAAATACTCGAGGTAG
- a CDS encoding Mu transposase C-terminal domain-containing protein — translation MQLFNNMVFRCNRESFDTLQDFGCLLAEDKDVFFRLLWVCSCSDACYLIELADGAGMPFEGSQRLILENIKTKNIEVVDDRFIVNPHLFSDKQRLKQKEFNNLLLDFLRNEPDCYLRNVRGAYIAKIVKEYNVRYDTIYQCIKRYWQFGKKPAAMAPQYNRRGRAKAEQKNTTDNEASDTVHIVPVPKKRGPAGSKHRKGISAVPHYDTFELILDTDPLAKRPRKLKQLYKKMLRTYFPGLPPEEVVSYKQFLNYKNTKYSPARYLRRILGGREFNKQCRPLTKDFLQNIPGPGHQFEIDATIADIFIVGIMFRGRLHLISEAIEKGNYEESENLSSELSLMVIGRPVIYAMVDTYSRLIVGLYIGLEGPNWSSASMALDSGMSNMRTLLDLYNISESELPLPEGMSIEDVFPCAGIPEKILADNESFSNKNIPQGLLDLGIQVEVAPVLRPDLKPVIERTFGLIQHYVEPYIPGKPLKPAEERVLKDPRRKACLTMREYVIMVLSRVIQLNTQTRQHYPLTQQMVAENVKPIPVELWHWGIENKTGRLSRPSLDLFRQSILYRKEINNTRHGLHFYGDLYYSCESGDSAGWFIKSAFKRKHQICYDPRNMNKIYLLHNDGSYETCYMTARSERLYKDLSLAEIEHIYRYIDRDNELSNYWQNMVDETEQTIQNLVKQAKKRAKGKPIITTDIKNQKVDALTQERMNATLALTDEKNSISDKPSKSVDTVAESDSSNASEKSINDRFRGVFGNFTDE, via the coding sequence ATGCAGTTATTTAATAATATGGTTTTTAGATGCAATCGTGAAAGCTTCGATACATTACAAGACTTCGGTTGTTTATTAGCTGAAGACAAAGATGTTTTTTTTAGATTGCTATGGGTCTGTTCGTGCAGTGATGCCTGTTATCTGATCGAACTGGCTGATGGAGCTGGGATGCCGTTCGAAGGCAGTCAGAGATTAATTTTAGAGAACATCAAAACCAAAAATATTGAGGTTGTTGATGATCGTTTTATTGTGAATCCTCATTTGTTTTCTGATAAACAGAGGTTAAAACAAAAAGAATTTAATAATTTGTTGCTTGATTTTTTACGGAATGAACCAGATTGTTATTTGAGGAACGTGCGAGGAGCGTATATTGCAAAGATCGTTAAAGAGTATAATGTACGTTATGATACTATTTATCAATGCATTAAAAGATACTGGCAGTTTGGTAAAAAACCTGCGGCAATGGCACCACAGTATAATAGGCGAGGTAGAGCAAAGGCAGAGCAAAAAAACACTACCGATAATGAAGCATCAGATACTGTCCATATTGTACCAGTACCAAAAAAACGTGGACCTGCTGGAAGTAAGCATAGGAAAGGAATTTCAGCAGTCCCTCACTATGATACTTTTGAATTGATTCTTGATACTGATCCTCTGGCTAAAAGACCACGGAAGTTGAAACAGCTTTACAAAAAAATGCTAAGGACTTATTTTCCTGGCTTGCCCCCTGAGGAAGTGGTTTCTTATAAGCAGTTTCTTAACTATAAAAATACAAAATATTCTCCGGCTCGCTATTTGAGAAGAATTCTTGGTGGGCGTGAGTTTAATAAACAATGCAGGCCTTTAACAAAGGATTTTTTACAGAATATTCCAGGGCCAGGTCATCAATTTGAAATAGATGCAACCATTGCAGATATCTTTATCGTCGGGATTATGTTCCGTGGAAGGCTTCATCTAATTTCTGAAGCCATTGAAAAAGGGAATTACGAAGAAAGTGAGAATCTGTCCTCTGAGCTATCACTTATGGTGATTGGAAGGCCTGTTATATACGCAATGGTTGATACTTATTCTCGGCTGATTGTTGGTCTTTATATTGGTTTGGAAGGACCAAACTGGAGCAGTGCCAGTATGGCTTTGGATAGTGGTATGTCAAATATGAGGACTTTGCTGGATCTTTATAATATTTCTGAAAGTGAACTACCACTACCTGAAGGTATGTCTATAGAAGATGTATTTCCTTGCGCAGGCATACCAGAGAAAATCCTTGCAGATAATGAGTCTTTTTCAAATAAAAATATCCCGCAGGGGCTCCTAGATCTTGGTATTCAGGTTGAAGTAGCTCCAGTACTCAGGCCTGATTTAAAGCCTGTTATAGAAAGAACATTTGGTTTGATACAACATTATGTCGAGCCTTATATTCCAGGTAAACCACTAAAGCCTGCAGAAGAGCGTGTACTTAAAGATCCTCGAAGAAAAGCATGTTTGACAATGCGCGAGTATGTCATCATGGTACTTAGTCGTGTGATACAACTCAACACGCAGACTAGGCAGCACTATCCGTTAACTCAACAAATGGTGGCAGAAAATGTGAAGCCAATTCCTGTTGAGCTATGGCATTGGGGTATAGAAAATAAAACGGGGCGATTATCGCGGCCATCACTTGATTTATTTAGACAGTCTATTTTATATCGTAAAGAAATTAATAATACACGTCATGGGTTACATTTCTATGGCGATCTTTATTATAGCTGTGAATCCGGTGATTCGGCAGGTTGGTTTATAAAATCAGCGTTCAAACGAAAGCATCAAATATGCTATGATCCACGAAATATGAATAAAATATATTTGCTGCACAATGATGGTAGTTATGAAACCTGTTACATGACAGCCAGATCAGAGCGACTGTACAAAGATTTATCTTTGGCTGAGATAGAACATATTTATAGGTACATTGATCGTGATAATGAGCTTTCAAACTATTGGCAAAATATGGTTGATGAAACTGAGCAAACTATTCAAAATCTGGTTAAACAAGCCAAGAAAAGAGCAAAAGGCAAGCCTATAATTACAACAGATATTAAAAATCAAAAAGTGGATGCATTGACGCAAGAAAGGATGAACGCAACACTGGCCTTGACTGATGAAAAGAACTCTATATCAGATAAACCATCAAAATCTGTTGATACTGTAGCCGAATCTGATTCAAGTAATGCATCAGAAAAATCGATTAATGATCGGTTTAGAGGTGTCTTCGGTAACTTTACTGATGAATAA
- a CDS encoding class I SAM-dependent methyltransferase, with product MSVISFYDRSAQELAEGYESLDAGLLHQSWRYLLPGHGGLALDLGAGSGRDAAWLVGLGFEVHAVEPAQGMRLEGEKRHSGPRITWLDDRLPELRRVIDLGHRYDLILLSGVLGHIPEEQHGRLLRKLTGLLAAEGRLVITRGPGEVEVAAKTHTVDARVLCQLGRDLALSIENSGASTPLTGETTVVFQLPDDGTGALPVLRHIIVNDAKEATYKLALLRTLVRIADGCAGMATRKNGQVILPAGLVALYWLRQYRQLVFDRDLLQRPKAQYGFAGKGFNRLGDDSALDWRVEASIQGDMAGSLHMALKESLRTITKMPVRYITWPNGVAGPSWSESQAGQQMLCSKPIYPNNRPSSVILDYNYFSDFGEFTVPESLWNAMGRYACWLEPAILNAWAEQIKKFHQRAGRPVTLDVAMAALQWPRDHRDTTEVRDIVKRLRKADDVHCIWTNVPLKRAFEVDHCFPFSRWPNNDLWNLFPATGLINREKSDRLPSEERLETARSEVLAWWERAYHCDEYYDRFLAQARASLPGQYWNDFGAVFDGVCTQRQRLMKNMQLNEW from the coding sequence ATGTCGGTGATTTCGTTTTATGACCGTAGTGCGCAGGAACTGGCTGAAGGCTATGAGTCTTTGGATGCCGGGTTGCTGCATCAGTCATGGCGTTATCTGCTACCGGGGCATGGGGGGCTTGCCCTGGATCTCGGGGCGGGCTCCGGGCGGGATGCGGCCTGGTTAGTGGGGCTTGGCTTTGAAGTCCATGCGGTGGAGCCTGCGCAGGGGATGAGGCTGGAGGGGGAAAAGCGACATTCAGGTCCCAGGATTACCTGGCTGGATGACCGGCTACCGGAATTACGGCGGGTGATTGATCTCGGGCACCGGTATGACCTGATTTTACTATCGGGGGTGCTGGGGCACATTCCAGAAGAGCAGCATGGCCGTTTACTGCGGAAATTAACAGGGTTGCTGGCAGCGGAAGGTCGCCTGGTGATTACCCGGGGGCCTGGAGAAGTAGAGGTAGCGGCTAAGACTCATACTGTTGATGCGCGTGTTTTATGCCAGTTGGGGCGAGATCTGGCATTATCGATTGAGAACAGCGGTGCTTCGACACCTTTGACCGGGGAGACAACGGTTGTATTTCAGTTGCCGGATGATGGCACCGGTGCTTTGCCTGTGCTGCGACATATCATTGTCAACGATGCCAAAGAGGCCACTTATAAACTGGCCTTGCTGAGAACACTGGTACGAATTGCAGATGGCTGTGCCGGTATGGCCACCCGAAAAAATGGTCAGGTTATTTTGCCTGCAGGTTTGGTGGCACTGTACTGGCTTCGACAGTATCGGCAGCTGGTCTTTGATCGTGACCTTCTGCAGCGGCCTAAGGCTCAGTATGGATTTGCCGGGAAGGGCTTTAACCGACTAGGGGATGACTCGGCCCTGGACTGGCGCGTAGAGGCCAGCATCCAAGGCGATATGGCAGGGAGTCTCCACATGGCGTTAAAGGAATCTTTGCGCACGATTACCAAGATGCCGGTCCGCTACATTACTTGGCCAAACGGGGTAGCGGGGCCCAGCTGGAGTGAATCGCAGGCAGGCCAGCAAATGCTCTGCTCGAAGCCCATTTACCCAAACAATCGTCCTTCATCTGTGATACTGGACTATAACTACTTCAGCGATTTTGGTGAGTTTACTGTGCCTGAGTCGCTGTGGAATGCCATGGGGCGATACGCTTGCTGGCTGGAACCCGCGATCCTGAACGCCTGGGCTGAACAGATTAAAAAATTTCATCAGCGGGCTGGGCGACCGGTCACTCTGGATGTGGCAATGGCTGCCTTACAGTGGCCAAGGGATCACCGGGATACAACGGAAGTACGCGATATCGTGAAAAGGCTCAGAAAAGCAGATGATGTTCACTGTATCTGGACCAATGTGCCCCTAAAAAGAGCCTTTGAAGTAGACCACTGCTTTCCATTTTCGCGCTGGCCAAACAATGACCTATGGAACTTATTTCCGGCAACCGGCTTAATTAATAGAGAAAAATCAGACAGGCTGCCCAGCGAGGAACGGTTGGAGACCGCCAGGTCTGAGGTGTTGGCATGGTGGGAGCGTGCTTATCATTGTGATGAGTATTATGACCGATTCTTAGCTCAGGCAAGAGCTTCATTACCGGGGCAGTACTGGAATGATTTTGGGGCTGTTTTTGATGGTGTATGTACACAACGGCAACGGTTGATGAAGAATATGCAATTAAATGAATGGTAA
- a CDS encoding HNH endonuclease, translated as MATGHWGKIEAELAVDFDFKCAYCDKDLLASVDNYKEWQREHIVPSSEGGAEHMSNFALSCRTCNFIKGVWNPLTQFQNVTPTKAELIFTARKYIEQKRFETQEDINLYLELIEQYS; from the coding sequence ATGGCTACAGGACACTGGGGTAAAATTGAAGCTGAATTAGCCGTCGATTTTGATTTCAAATGTGCTTACTGTGATAAGGACTTACTCGCATCTGTTGACAATTATAAAGAATGGCAAAGAGAACATATTGTTCCATCTTCAGAAGGAGGTGCTGAGCATATGAGTAATTTTGCGTTATCCTGTCGTACCTGTAACTTTATAAAGGGTGTATGGAATCCCTTAACACAATTTCAAAATGTCACACCTACTAAAGCAGAACTAATTTTTACAGCTAGAAAATATATTGAGCAAAAACGCTTTGAAACGCAGGAGGATATTAATCTATATCTTGAACTAATTGAGCAATATAGTTAA
- the cas6f gene encoding type I-F CRISPR-associated endoribonuclease Cas6/Csy4, translated as MTKKPRYYIELHLPEDKDIQAISCSHVISYLHSCNKRNNWNIGIDFPLENKEGLGALIRLFSYEKETLNIFLKSKMLEKLKAINAISGKSNFVTLVPESTEEILLFRNNKIEKRQLSYWMKKRYSESEAIEIIEKLPPVDTHAHLVKLYSSKSNRPMKRYLHRVEAKSRSDGKFNSYGYSSKDKHVTVPFF; from the coding sequence ATGACTAAGAAGCCAAGGTATTATATTGAGCTACATTTACCAGAAGATAAAGATATTCAGGCGATATCATGTTCGCATGTTATATCCTATTTGCACAGTTGTAATAAAAGAAATAACTGGAACATTGGTATTGATTTTCCACTCGAAAATAAAGAGGGCTTAGGGGCATTAATCCGTCTTTTTAGCTATGAGAAAGAGACGTTGAATATCTTTCTGAAAAGTAAAATGCTTGAAAAGCTTAAAGCTATTAATGCTATCAGCGGAAAAAGTAACTTTGTAACTCTGGTACCTGAATCTACAGAAGAAATATTATTGTTCAGGAATAACAAGATAGAAAAGAGACAACTGTCTTATTGGATGAAGAAAAGGTACAGTGAAAGTGAAGCAATAGAAATTATTGAAAAACTACCACCTGTAGATACGCATGCCCATCTGGTTAAACTGTATAGTAGTAAATCTAACCGACCAATGAAAAGATACTTGCATAGAGTTGAAGCTAAAAGTAGATCCGATGGTAAATTTAACTCGTACGGTTATTCAAGCAAAGATAAACATGTAACGGTGCCGTTCTTTTAG
- a CDS encoding TnsA endonuclease N-terminal domain-containing protein, whose product MIIKTETEGMIQKKFDEGRGQGFGADYLPWLFASDISNTISYRIRVKGRHNRVYHLASRYELWLFLMLEKNRWVTDIREQFPLDRSLTLPIAKATGIAHPGHSLESKVAQVMTVDFIVTVDYGTGYQKDIAIPFIDSKNLLTERELELLEIARIYCLERNYGFKIVTELDIDRNLVDGMHWSFSKWNFENDEWAKENLVSASMTVKSMLKAYYAKPISIRDFCNHINTIEKWPVGNSLSVFRYLLATRELDYDYFSKPINENTKISEIEIVSEK is encoded by the coding sequence TTGATTATAAAAACAGAAACAGAGGGAATGATCCAAAAGAAATTTGATGAGGGTAGAGGTCAAGGATTTGGTGCAGACTATTTACCGTGGCTGTTTGCAAGTGATATATCGAACACTATTTCATACCGTATACGTGTGAAAGGACGTCATAATCGAGTCTATCACCTGGCATCCAGGTATGAACTTTGGCTATTTCTAATGTTGGAAAAAAACAGGTGGGTGACAGATATTAGAGAACAGTTCCCTCTGGACAGATCTTTAACTTTACCTATTGCCAAAGCAACAGGTATTGCACATCCAGGTCATAGTCTGGAAAGTAAAGTAGCTCAGGTTATGACGGTCGACTTTATTGTGACTGTTGACTACGGTACTGGGTACCAAAAAGATATTGCTATCCCATTTATTGATAGTAAAAATCTATTGACAGAAAGAGAATTAGAACTTCTAGAAATAGCTCGTATCTATTGTTTGGAGAGAAACTACGGATTCAAAATAGTTACAGAGCTGGATATTGATAGGAATCTCGTAGATGGCATGCATTGGTCATTTTCAAAATGGAATTTTGAAAATGATGAGTGGGCAAAAGAAAATTTAGTGTCTGCAAGTATGACAGTTAAATCTATGCTTAAAGCCTACTATGCAAAACCAATATCGATACGAGATTTCTGTAATCATATAAATACTATTGAAAAGTGGCCTGTTGGCAACTCGCTTTCAGTGTTTAGATATTTATTAGCAACAAGAGAACTTGATTATGATTATTTCTCTAAGCCGATTAACGAGAATACAAAAATTAGTGAAATTGAGATAGTAAGTGAAAAATAG
- a CDS encoding type I-F CRISPR-associated protein Cas7f/Csy3, whose protein sequence is MKLQGGASFERSIEAAFATFWAVDEQGRYLPLEKDRWKNTAPFADVNSIKGKNLKNLNSNNIVDKEMAILPAHCSTLAIKTQFDFLDCWRELASCTTYAVREKIEEFGSEFERLFGFEVFAKAYLENILNLRWCWRNYNACRIGRAVKVKFNEKVHEFKLGTAKEFYALSDIAKSKQDRSVIDELVELIVASLSGDHSFPRIEVEALFYFGGGMEVYPSQLFPVNDKERRKILATTDGENGIKQVCFTKEKILNAIHTIDRWYVNGDNGEGLEPVNINPVAYDKKYAICWRDQGEKNDLYSIISSFEKMLLAMKKRKEPNQDEMFLMAFILKGGLMAEKNE, encoded by the coding sequence ATGAAATTACAAGGTGGCGCATCATTTGAAAGATCGATAGAAGCTGCTTTTGCGACGTTTTGGGCGGTCGATGAGCAAGGGCGTTATTTGCCTTTAGAGAAAGATCGATGGAAAAATACGGCTCCTTTTGCGGATGTAAATTCGATCAAAGGCAAGAATTTAAAGAATCTGAATTCAAATAACATTGTTGATAAGGAGATGGCAATATTGCCCGCTCATTGCTCAACGCTGGCAATAAAAACGCAATTTGATTTTCTGGATTGCTGGAGAGAGCTTGCCAGCTGTACTACATATGCAGTGAGAGAGAAGATAGAAGAGTTTGGCTCAGAATTTGAGCGCCTCTTTGGCTTCGAAGTGTTTGCCAAAGCTTACCTGGAGAATATTCTTAATCTCAGGTGGTGTTGGAGAAATTACAATGCTTGTCGAATAGGTAGAGCTGTCAAAGTCAAGTTTAATGAAAAAGTGCATGAATTTAAGCTGGGAACTGCAAAAGAGTTTTATGCTTTAAGTGATATCGCCAAGAGTAAGCAAGATAGATCGGTTATTGATGAGCTGGTCGAGTTGATCGTTGCATCCTTGTCAGGAGACCACTCTTTTCCACGAATAGAAGTCGAAGCACTATTTTATTTTGGTGGAGGTATGGAGGTGTACCCGTCGCAGCTGTTTCCAGTTAATGACAAAGAACGGCGTAAAATATTGGCGACGACCGATGGTGAGAATGGAATTAAACAGGTTTGCTTTACAAAGGAAAAAATATTGAACGCAATTCATACCATAGATCGCTGGTATGTAAATGGAGATAATGGAGAAGGTTTAGAGCCTGTCAATATAAATCCTGTTGCTTACGATAAAAAGTATGCTATTTGCTGGCGAGATCAAGGTGAAAAAAATGATCTTTACAGCATTATTTCAAGCTTTGAAAAAATGTTACTGGCAATGAAGAAAAGGAAAGAACCTAATCAGGATGAAATGTTTCTGATGGCTTTTATTTTAAAAGGTGGGTTAATGGCTGAGAAAAATGAATGA